Genomic DNA from Candidatus Nitronereus thalassa:
CATCAAATTCTTGGTCATATAATCCGCCGCCCCTAATCGTAGTGCTTCGGCTGCAACTAATTCCCCTCCCGAACCGGTCAGGAGAATGATGGGGCTGTCGCATCCCTGGGCAATGCCTTGGCGAAGCAACTCGAGTCCGGTACGAACTCCGAGCCGGTAGTCAAAGAGATAGAGGTCATGGCGGTCTTGATTGACGAGGTCCAGACCGGTTTCAAAGGTGGGCGCCCAATCAAGTGAACAGAGGGGGGAGGAGATCTCTGCCAATGCGTCGCGTGTCAAAATATAATCATCCTCATCGTCCTCGACTAGAAGGATGCGAATGAAATCTTTGGACGAGTTTTCTTCCCGAGTGGGGATTGCTTGGTCAGGAAGAGTTTTGGCTAATGAGGCGCTCATGAGTGTGCGATCGATACCTTTTGTTTCAATCCAGGTCGGAGTTTTTACAAACCATATGCCTCGATGGTGGTTACGTGCAGGATGCCAGTTGGGCTTCGTGCGTCGCGCGGGCAGCATCCCGTGCCGCCTGAGTTTTGGTTCCTGTTGCTTGTGGTTGTTCGAGTGGCAAAGAAATCCAAAAAGTCGTTCCCTCTCCTGGGGAGCTGGTAACAGAAATGGCTCCTCCATGTCGTTCCACGACCTTTTTGCATATTGATAGGCCAATGCCAGTTCCTTCGTATTCATCACGTCCATGCAGGCGTTGAAATACACCAAAAATCCGGTCAGCGTATTGTTGTTCAAACCCAATCCCATTATCTCTCACACCAATATAACAATGAGGGGCATCGGGCGAGATCATGTCCTCTATGGGTTTGATAGTCTGGGCAAATACCTGGACATGGGGTGGAGTTTCCACTTTATGAAATTTGAGGGCATTCCCTATAAGATTTTGGAACAGTTGCCGAATTTGAGTGGGATCGGCATCCACGGTGGGAAGAGGAGTGCATTCGACCGTGGCTCCGACCCTAGAGATTAAGGTTTCCAGATCATTCAGGACTTCAGTGACCACTTCGTTGAGAGCAATGGGTTGAAATGGATTTTTCTTAGTACCCACTCGAGAAAAGGCTAACAGATCACGAATCAGGGTTTGCATCCGATTCGTGGCTTTGTGCATCCGATCTAAATATTCCAACTCTTGTTTCCCTAACAGTGGGGCACATCGTGAACGTAAACGATCCGAGAAAGTTTGAACCTTTCTGAGTGGTTCTTGGAGATCGTGGGAAGCGATGTGGGCAAATTGTTCCAGCTCGGCATTGGATCGTGCTAATTCTTGGGTCTGGAGTCGAAGCCGCTCCTCGGATAATTTACGGTGGGTGATATCGTTGATCAGGGAAAAAAATCCTCGAATCTCCTGGTCTTCTCCCCGGTCGGGGACATAGGTCACTTGGAGCCAACGGGAGGTCCCATCTTCTTGTGGTGTGCGTAGCTCAAAATTTACCATGGTTCCGGTTAAGACCTGATCCATATACGGGCTCACCTCTACGTAGAGGGTTTCTCCTAGCACTTCCCGAGCATGGTGTCCGATAATAGCTTCTCCAGATTGGTTGACCCACTCCTGATACTGTTGATTGGCCAGACGATATCGTCGTTGATGATCAAAAGAGGCAATCATCGCTGGTACATGATCCGTGACCAGTCGGTA
This window encodes:
- a CDS encoding ATP-binding protein → MTGSHHILIVDDSPEDAMVYSRYLSAQGKPHEFTYSLAPSGEEGLRLARVESPDCLLLDFYLPDMNGLDFLQQLPQRDGKPTIPIIMLTGQGNEAIAVNSMKSGADDYLVKGTLTSQELKRSVLGALKNAALAQAMREHQAQLQIDQILATAQTFREGSSEIIKAIGLGMDWQACFLWIPNADQTHLEYAGGVQNFGNLTHCQNSCNPCQTFSQLTQQTLLTPGEDFPGQSWKTGNVVFVKNLTSLEHFPRIQCALDLGLTGAFALPLLVGERVIGILECWYKQPRQVSQERLSILKAFANQITRFFEHKEIEQMLRKREMEYRLVTDHVPAMIASFDHQRRYRLANQQYQEWVNQSGEAIIGHHAREVLGETLYVEVSPYMDQVLTGTMVNFELRTPQEDGTSRWLQVTYVPDRGEDQEIRGFFSLINDITHRKLSEERLRLQTQELARSNAELEQFAHIASHDLQEPLRKVQTFSDRLRSRCAPLLGKQELEYLDRMHKATNRMQTLIRDLLAFSRVGTKKNPFQPIALNEVVTEVLNDLETLISRVGATVECTPLPTVDADPTQIRQLFQNLIGNALKFHKVETPPHVQVFAQTIKPIEDMISPDAPHCYIGVRDNGIGFEQQYADRIFGVFQRLHGRDEYEGTGIGLSICKKVVERHGGAISVTSSPGEGTTFWISLPLEQPQATGTKTQAARDAARATHEAQLASCT